The Montipora capricornis isolate CH-2021 chromosome 3, ASM3666992v2, whole genome shotgun sequence genome window below encodes:
- the LOC138041532 gene encoding uncharacterized protein: MHTTIPEMHDVGIQCCFDPITLKSVEVQTEMCNTIDNDNGVCGTANIDVSSHTYTEDDIPQNPSAVTWKIPHDHNYAIAAPPNPIDTPTVTFPTYDINKFDTIPLPPVHDVLVDVKMDIHDDDDDDDDDDDDDNNDDEDNNDDEDLDPHWLLPDDEKPSSEDDIVLSEYEFEDGSPESEKKYLVFGSCLNNLLKKCPKCGGVIIDQKRKTTGSMLSVVLICHNGHTELWESQPVIKRKPLGNLLLAAAILFTGSTFSSISRLASCINLQFFSESVFYDTQLKYLFPVVNEAWETELNRQINKLTCSEVVNLDGDGRCDSPGHCAKYGTYTLMDEEQGNVVAFSVVQVSEVSSSNAMEKEGFTRCVELLEGKGVKINRVATDRHVSINSCIAKDYPHINHQYDVWHLSKWVVKKLTNKAKQRGCEELSPWIQSISNHLWWSAATCNGNVQLLREKWKSVLDHVSNKHKWSGNTHFHRCCHRHISSSEAKKICWLKPGTSAHLALEEVALNTKLLKDLAKLTDFCHTGKLEVYHAMMLKYCSKREHYSYRGMIARTQLAALDNNTNTGRSQAVVKTGEQAGEARYKLCFPKANKRWVAKPINEKKSYKYLSDLLFAVIKRVEQGGAVAQPVPVPLPRNIASEPAPAKADAIEQHRSRFNR; encoded by the coding sequence ATGCATACTACAATCCCAGAAATGCATGATGTGGGAATTCAGTGTTGTTTTGATCCCATTACCCTAAAAAGTGTGGAGGTTCAAACTGAGATGTGCAACACTATAGACAATGATAATGGTGTGTGTGGTACTGCAAATATTGACGTGTCCTCCCATACTTATACAGAGGATGATATCCCACAAAATCCAAGTGCTGTCACATGGAAGATTCCACATGACCATAATTATGCCATAGCAGCACCCCCAAATCCCATTGATACACCCACAGTAACTTTTCCAACCTATGACATTAACAAGTTTGATACAATCCCCTTACCACCAGTGCATGATGTCCTTGTTGATGTTaaaatggatatacatgatgatgatgatgatgatgatgatgatgatgatgacgataacaatgatgatgaagataacaatgatgatgaagattTAGATCCCCACTGGCTATTACCAGATGATGAAAAACCGTCATCCGAAGATGATATAGTGTTGTCTGAATATGAATTTGAAGATGGCTCTCCAGAGAGTGAAAAAAAATACCTTGTGTTCGGTTCCTGTTTGAACAATTTACTGAAAAAGTGTCCAAAATGTGGGGGCGtgatcattgaccaaaaaaggaaaacaactggGAGCATGCTATCAGTTGTGCTAATCTGCCATAATGGGCATACAGAACTGTGGGAATCCCAACCAGTTATTAAAAGGAAGCCCCTGGGAAACCTATTATTGGCAGCAGCCATCCTCTTTACAGGAAGCACCTTCTCAAGCATCAGCCGCCTTGCATCATGCATCAATCTTCAGTTTTTTAGTGAAAGTGTGTTTTATGACACACAATTGAAGTACTTGTTTCCAGTTGTTAATGAGGCATGGGAAACTGAATTAAATAGGCAGATTAACAAACTTACTTGTTCAGAGGTTGTCAATTTGGATGGTGATGGCCGATGTGATAGCCCTGGACATTGTGCCAAGTATGGCACTTACACTTTGATGGACGAAGAGCAAggaaatgtcgtagcatttagTGTTGTTCAAGTCTCTGAAGTGTCGTCATCCAATGCCATGGAGAAAGAGGGTTTTACCCGATGTGTTGAATTGTTGGAGGGCAAAGGGGTCAAGATCAACAGGGTTGCAACAGACCGCCATGTGTCAATCAACAGTTGTATTGCCAAGGATTACCCACATATTAATCACCAGTATGATGTTTGGCACCTTTCCAAGTGGGTGGTAAAGAAGCTCACAAACAAAGCCAAACAAAGAGGATGCGAAGAATTGTCACCTTGGATACAGTccatttcaaatcatctttGGTGGTCTGCTGCAACCTGCAATGGTAACGTCCAGCTTTTACGTGAAAAGTGGAAGTCGGTGTTGGATCATGTCTCCAACAAGCACAAGTGGTCAGGAAACACCCATTTTCATCGGTGTTGTCACAGGCACATTTCATCCTCAGAGGCTAAGAAAATCTGTTGGCTCAAGCCAGGCACATCAGCCCACTTGGCTTTAGAGGAAGTGGCTTTGAATACCAAACTTCTGAAGGATTTGGCAAAGCTTACTGACTTTTGTCACACTGGAAAGTTAGAGGTCTACCATGCCATGATGCTCAAGTACTGCTCGAAACGGGAACACTATTCATACAGGGGAATGATTGCCAGGACCCAACTAGCTGCTCTTGACAACAATACTAATACAGGCCGCAGCCAAGCGGTAGTGAAGACAGGTGAGCAAGCTGGTGAGGCACGATACAAACTTTGCTTTCCGAAAGCCAACAAAAGATGGGTTGCAAAGCCAATCAATGAGAAAAAATCTTACAAATATTTGTCAGATTTGCTTTTTGCAGTAATAAAGCGTGTAGAACAAGGGGGTGCAGTTGCCCAGCCAGTGCCTGTTCCCCTACCCAGGAACATTGCCTCAGAGCCAGCCCCAGCAAAGGCAGATGCAATCGAACAGCACCGCTCAAGATTTAACAGataa
- the LOC138043556 gene encoding uncharacterized protein encodes MLIPESIVKQYLAYAEESNSTPLSRRTLFLSVCAASTRKSLQGLDYISSAGAQAFEDLTDVAKRLGDHLMGMTWAKEQRERLMSAKQYLKSDYKVHVSKKSCVADHCRQYALSDPRDRDFQVLCDHQHTDQCDRCDAMTEALLDIKNALAMMTEENIGADAKEELSFIADQAISNIQAWKAHLLRSLNQDQARLDVIDELDESSVLLVEDWAMKFLPRKYRESQHDWFGKRGLSWHVTVATRKMVATEQLQMMTFVHVFQSCSQDSNAVLAIMEDVIGKLKAIMPILKTVIYRQDNAGCYRSGSTIIGASKASQFHGVTLKRLDFSDPQAGKGACDRKAATIKAHMRIYLNEGNDIENASQMVDAMRSSGGVSGLNVTLCEMANPRTSTNVKFDGVSGVSKVEYGEDCITTWKAYGIGPGKTVKLSKFIRSNNETPILRLSRCAEDVVEDKFTSLKCRATKPETMSGSDESPDDTASSQLFLCPEEGCMKAYQRFASLQHHLDCGKHECKLERETLLDKAVHGYAARLEKQTASVPQLQHCAESRRAPNRSLIPMGWALKTSQASRARFTDKQKNYLLSKFLIGEQTGKKLNASSVARSMMSARDENGDRLFTSNEFLTGQQIASYFSRLASKRALQSSHSSQSESDDEIAEAEMVLSDLRGEVLENVQPLHPISFEHYNLCELMAQAKLSIFAISMLNKICDHFEIPTGDIKGRKKAPYLSRIEEFLKKCRCCSP; translated from the exons ATGTTAATCCCAGAGTCCATCGTAAAGCAATACCTTGCATATGCAGAGGAATCCAATTCTACCCCTCTCAGCCGCAGGACTCTGTTCCTTTCTGTTTGCGCAGCCTCCACAAGAAAGTCGTTACAAGGTCTGGACTATATTAGTTCGGCAGGAGCTCAGGCCTTTGAGGATCTCACCGATGTAGCAAAACGCTTGGGAGACCATCTAATGGGAATGACTTGGGCTAAAGAACAACGAGAACGCCTCATGTCTGCTAAGCAGTACCTGAAAAGTGACTACAAG GTGCATGTGTCCAAAAAATCATGTGTCGCAGACCACTGCCGGCAGTACGCCTTGAGTGACCCCAGAGATCGGGATTTTCAGGTTCTTTGTGACCACCAACATACAGATCAATGTGACCGCTGTGATGCGATGACAGAAGCTCTTTTAGACATCAAAAATGCCCTCGCAATGATGACAGAAGAGAACATCGGCGCAGATGCCAAGGAAGAATTAAGCTTTATTGCTGACCAAGCGATCTCCAACATTCAAGCTTGGAAAGCTCATCTTTTACGCAGCCTCAATCAGGATCAGGCGCGTCTTGATGTTATAGACGAGCTAGATGAATCAAGTGTACTTCTGGTTGAAGACTGGGCAATGAAGTTCTTGCCGCGCAAGTACCGTGAAAGCCAGCACGACTGGTTCGGCAAACGTGGCCTTTCTTGGCACGTTACTGTGGCCACGCGTAAGATGGTGGCTACTGAGCAACTACAGATGATGACGTTTGTTCATGTATTTCAGTCATGCAGCCAAGACAGCAACGCTGTGTTAGCGATCATGGAAGATGTCATCGGTAAACTTAAGGCAATTATGCCAATTCTGAAAACCGTCATTTACAGACAAGACAACGCTGGGTGCTACCGAAGCGGATCAACGATAATCGGCGCCTCGAAAGCCAGTCAATTCCACGGAGTGACATTAAAACGACTTGACTTTTCAGATCCCCAAGCTGGAAAAGGTGCATGCGACAGGAAGGCGGCAACCATCAAGGCCCATATGAGAATTTACCTCAATGAGGGTAACGACATCGAGAATGCTTCTCAAATGGTTGACGCTATGAGATCGTCGGGAGGTGTATCCGGTCTTAACGTCACATTGTGCGAAATGGCAAACCCAAGAACCTCTACCAATGTCAAGTTTGATGGCGTAAGCGGGGTGTCGAAGGTCGAATATGGCGAAGATTGTATTACAACATGGAAGGCATATGGTATTGGACCTGGTAAGACCGTCAAACTAAGCAAATTTATCAGGAGTAACAACGAAACTCCAATTCTAAGGCTATCTAGATGCGCGGAAGACGTAGTGGAAGATAAGTTTACCTCCCTCAAGTGTCGAGCGACCAAACCTGAGACGATGTCAGGTTCAGACGAGTCACCGGATGATACAGCTTCTTCCCAGTTATTTTTATGTCCTGAAGAGGGCTGCATGAAGGCCTACCAGCGGTTTGCTTCTTTGCAACATCACTTGGATTGCGGAAAGCACGAATGCAAACTGGAACGTGAGACCTTGCTAGACAAAGCTGTTCATGGCTATGCAGCTAGACTGGAAAAGCAAACTGCAAGTGTTCCCCAACTGCAGCATTGCGCCGAAAGTCGTAGAGCACCAAATCGGTCTCTCATTCCTATGGGATGGGCCCTCAAGACCAGCCAAGCGTCAAGAGCGCGATTTACCGACAAGCAAAAGAACTATCTACTGAGCAAGTTCCTTATCGGAGAGCAAACAGGCAAAAAATTGAACGCTTCTTCAGTTGCCCGCTCAATGATGAGCGCAAGAGATGAAAATGGTGACCGCTTGTTTACCAGCAATGAATTCTTGACAGGCCAGCAGATCGCGAGCTACTTTTCCCGTCTGGCATCTAAGCGTGCGCTCCAAAGCAGCCACTCCTCCCAAAGTGAGTCTGATGACGAAATCGCAGAAGCTGAAATGGTTTTAAGCGACTTGAGGGGAGAAGTTCTTGAAAACGTCCAACCTCTCCATCCCATCAGCTTCGAACACTACAATTTATGTGAACTGATGGCTCAAGCCAAACTGTCAATATTCGCGATTTCAATGCTTAACAAAATATGTGACCACTTTGAAATCCCCACAGGTGATATAAAGGGAAGAAAGAAAGCGCCCTACCTGAGTCGAATTGAagagtttttgaagaaatgtAGGTGCTGTTCAccataa
- the LOC138043569 gene encoding uncharacterized protein: MAFRDVRNLLLLSHDDGTINDEEFLVLNDLYVSKNADFPYDSYTPFDLEEVDESECLAEFRFRKRDIPRLYNVLQIPDTLTCDQRSVCDGVEGLCMLLKRLSYPCRYGDMIVRFAKPVPVLSMVTNQMIDYVYNTHGHKVLQWNHQVLSPANLQSYVDAITAKGAPLPNCFGFIDGTVRPISRPGEHQRILYNGHKRVHALKFQSVALPNGLIGNLYGPVGKL, encoded by the coding sequence ATGGCATTTAGAGACGTTCGCAATCTTCTTCTTTTAAGCCATGACGATGGAACGATCAATGACGAAGAATTTCTTGTTCTTAACGACCTCTACGTTTCAAAAAATGCAGACTTTCCATACGACTCATACACACCTTTTGATCTAGAAGAAGTCGACGAATCTGAGTGTTTGGCGGAATTTCGCTTCCGAAAGCGAGATATTCCACGGCTGTACAATGTTTTACAAATTCCTGACACTCTTACCTGTGACCAGCGCTCGGTGTGCGATGGAGTTGAAGGCCTTTGTATGCTACTTAAGCGCTTGTCATATCCATGCAGATATGGAGACATGATCGTCCGATTTGCGAAACCCGTGCCCGTGCTCAGCATGGTTACTAACCAGATGATCGATTATGTGTACAATACTCATGGCCACAAGGTGTTGCAATGGAACCATCAAGTCTTGAGCCCTGCAAACTTACAAAGCTATGTTGATGCTATCACAGCTAAAGGAGCGCCATTACCAAATTGCTTTGGATTTATTGATGGCACGGTGAGGCCTATATCCAGGCCTGGAGAACACCAGAGAATCCTCTACAATGGGCACAAAAGGGTACATGCCCTGAAATTCCAGAGCGTTGCTTTGCCCAATGGCTTAATTGGAAACTTGTATGGCCCAGTTGGTAAGTTGTAG